GGGGACCGTGACGCGCCTCATCGCCGAGCCGCTGACCGAGGAGGCCTTTCGTCCGTTCGGGCAGCTCATAGGCGAGGGCTCGGCCGCGCCAGACTTTCGGGGGGAGAAGGGCACGGTCGGGTGGTCCATGGACTGGCGCGGCGGCCGAGCCAAGATCTCCTACCTTCTCACCCCGTATCGGGGACTGGATTTCACCAAGCTCGAGCGGCATCTCGCTTTGACCCAGGCGTTCGTTCCCATCGGCGGCGCGCCGGCAGTCGTCGCGGTCGCGGCGCCCACGGATCCGCGCGATCGAGACGCCGTGCCGGGGCCCGAGACCGTGCGCGGGTTCCTCCTCGACGGCAGCGTGGGCTACGTGCTCCACGCGGGCACCTGGCATAGCCTCGACCGCTTGGCCGTGGCTCCTCCCGACACGCGCTGGGTCATGATCACGGATCACGAGACCGCCGAAGATCTGGAGGCTGCCTACACGGGGCGAGGCGGCTTCGCGCTGACGG
The sequence above is a segment of the Candidatus Methylomirabilota bacterium genome. Coding sequences within it:
- a CDS encoding ureidoglycolate lyase; translated protein: MAPGTVTRLIAEPLTEEAFRPFGQLIGEGSAAPDFRGEKGTVGWSMDWRGGRAKISYLLTPYRGLDFTKLERHLALTQAFVPIGGAPAVVAVAAPTDPRDRDAVPGPETVRGFLLDGSVGYVLHAGTWHSLDRLAVAPPDTRWVMITDHETAEDLEAAYTGRGGFALTEEVDFAVRFGTTFEFVL